DNA from Pirellulales bacterium:
GCGGCGCCGTACTTCAAAAACACGGAGAGGGGAGTTTGGCCAGCGTTGGCGTCGAAAATTCCGCCGAAGCTGGTAAAGTTTTCGCAAATGGCGCCGGGGCGAATGGCGCTGCCCGAGGCCGGCCAGTTGAAATCGGAGACGCCGGTCATTAAACCTTGAACGTCGGGACGATTTTGGGGGAGCGCGCCGGACATGATTTCGGCTTTCACTCCCAAGCGACGGAGGAGATCGACCGCGAATTGAAAGGCGGGCTTGCGGGTTTGCGAGCGAATATCGGCATTATCCATGAAGTAGATCGTACCCTGCGGGAAAGTACCATCGGCGGCTGCGCTGCGTTGCAAATAGCTGATGATTTCGTTCAACGAGTTGCCGCGGCCGTAAGTTACGCCCAACACGGTGGAAAGCATGTAGCGTTTGCCGCCGGCTTCTTCCAAATCGCCGGAGTCGTCCCAACCATACCAACTGCGGAAGCCGTGGGAGCCGATGGAACTTTCGTTGACCGGACCGGTTGCAATTTTGGGGCCTGTGTCCGGAGCGCCGGGAATGAGTCCTTTGGATCCGGTTTGGGCGCCGACGGGGATTTCGTAAGTTTTGCCCTGCAACTGATCGCGCAAGCGCATGTAGTTGTTGGAAGTGAAACCGGCATATTCGCCAACGTTTTTCTGCGCCACCTCATACAGCAAGTAAGTTAACCCGCTGAGTGAACCCTCGGGGTTTTGAAACAACTGCGAGCTGCGGGCGGCGGGGGGCAAATCGGCGCTGAAATTGATGGCCCAGGGAAATCCGGATGAGTAGATGATGTAATCGATTTGTGTTTGGAGCTTCCGGCTTTCGATTTCGGCAACGAGGGGGCGAATTATTTTTTCGCGGAAGGCGTCGACATCGATCCGAGCGTCAGAGCCGTTCCAAGTTTTGGGATCGAGGTAGACGACATTTCCGGGGGGGATGTTTCGCAATTGCACGTAATGGTTGGCGATGGTTTTGGAACCGGCATCGGCGGAGTTGACGACGAGCAAGACGTTTTCCGGACCGCCGCCGGCGAAGGCGACCGCCGCCAGCCCGTACAGGTTGATGACCAGGGCGGCGGAAATCTGTGCCGTAAAGTGCAACCGGGGGGAGCTTGAAAAGCACTTATATTTCATGCAGTGTGGCTCAAATTAGGCGAAACAGGCCGCTGCCTTGGAACAACCAGAAGTCGAAAGCGGGCGCGGACAAAACTAACCACAGCAGGGGGCAATCGAGCATTTTTGCCTTTTAGGGCAATTTACTTGGCGCCGTTTTGGGATAAAACATTGACAAGCAGTTATCACAACTATAGACTACGGCTTGCGTTAGTGGTATGGCGTCGATCCGACGCCCAGGGGACGGAGTTTAGGGACGCCCCGTGGTTCCGCTCGGAACTCGGTATGTCCCGGTTTCATTTTTTTCATTTTTTTGTTCCAGGAGGTGTGGTATGTCAGCTTCTCTCGAAAGACGAGCCTCGACCCTCGTCGGCCGGCGCAAAGTTCGTGGCGCGGCAAGCCCGCGGATGCAATCTGCGTTTACGCTGGTCGAACTGCTGGTGGTGATTGCCATCATCGGTATTTTGATTGCCCTGCTGTTGCCGGCGGTCCAGGCAGCCCGCGAAGCAGCCAATCGGAACGCGTGTTCCAATAACATGAAGCAGCTTGGCCTGGCATTGTTGAATTATGAAGATACGCGCAAGGCGTTGCCGCCCATTCAAACCAGCGTGGTTGTGCCGGGATCAACAGCTCCTGCATTTGCCGTGCAGACCCCCGGCGCCGTTGGCGCTGCGACCGCGGCAACAGGCCCTGGCCAATGGACCGGCGGCGCTGCGGCGTACAGTTGGGCCGTGTTAATTTTACCGCAATTGGAAGAAACGCCGTTGTACCAAAACATTTCGACCAACTCGCAAAAGTTCCTGTTGTCGGCATTTAATACTTCGGTGGTCAACGGCAGTCCGGGAACTTCCGCGGTAACCAGCTTTCCGCACGCTTCGACCACGCAATTGAAGCAATTTCAGTGCCCAAGTTTTGCCGGCGATCCGACGATCGATACCTCTCCGACCGGAGCGGGCAGCGCGGGAACTCCGACCACGGGTACGCCTGTTGCAACCTACTCCAATGCGAATGGATTCGGCTTCCAGGGCGGCGCCGCTGGCGTGGCGGTTACCAACTACAGCGCCATGGCCGGTACGCACGTTTACGGGAGCGGCATTGTGAGTGGAGCAGCTGCAGAGACCTCTGCCGCCGGAGCCCCGACGAAGAGCATGGATTCTACGGGCAATGACGGCGCCATGCAGTGGCGCGGCACGGCGTTCGATCAGGGGCGTAAATTGGCGGCCTTGGAAAGCGGCGACGGCGCTTCCAAAGTGCCCTTGGCGGCTGAAACGCGAGAACGGCGGTTGGCCTCCTGGTACGATGGTTCCACAAACTGGCTAGTTGCCGCCCGGCATGGCGATTCGACGGGCGCCGCCATTACAGTAACAGTGGCTCTGGCGACCATACAAACCCTGAATGGTTTGGCGGTGCAGGGGCATTTAATCGCGGCGGCCACTGGCGGTACTCCTCCTGCGACGAACCCAAACGGCTCCGCCTTGAATTGGGGTCCGACTGCGTCCAACTTCAATGCGTGTTATATGCCGGCCAATTATGTTAATGCTGATCCTAACATCATTTATCCTCGATTGTGGGGGCCCAGCAGCAACCACGCGGGCGGAGTTGTGAACCACGTGTTTGGCGACGGCCACGTGGACGGATTGAACGACGCTATGGACCCGAACATGTATTTGTGGGTTGTGACGCGAAACGGGGGTGAGCCGCAGAGTTATTAGCGGCGTTGCGCCCTGCTTTCTCCCTCTCCCCTTGCGGGAGAGGGCTGGGGTGAGGGGGCACTTTGGTCCGTCACTTTGAATCAACCACCGCCGGCGCGAGCAAGCCTCGCCCGGCGGTTTTTTTGTGCGCGCAAGCTACGCTAGACTTCAATGCGTGACCGCTATCCGGTGAAACGATTTAGAGACTTGCCGCGGCGGGTTTTTTGTGAGCGGCGTGGGCGGCTTGCAAAGTGGTGAGCATGGTTTGCAGTTCGGCTTCGTTCAGCTTGTGGTCGCCGTCGGTGTCGAAGCGTTTGATGAGTGCTTCGGCCCGCGCGGTGTCGGAGACAGCCCCCGATCCTTTGGCGGTTTTTCCGGCCTTGACGACCTTGGCGGCGGTGGCGTGTTTTTCCTGGTGCTGCTCTAAGGCGGCAGACAGTTCGTTGGCGTCGAGCTTGCCGTCACCATTGGTGTCGAACCGTTCGAGCATGTGCTGGGCAATGGTCGCGGGGTTGGCATGCTGCTCATGTTTTGGTGGAGTGCCGTCGGCGGCGTAGGCGTTGCCTGCGAGCAGCAGCAGAGCCAAGGCGGTGGTTGCCGCAATACAAATTGTGGAACGCATCGAGTGTGCCTCCTCTGAATTGGGGAAAATAGCGCCCTCATCAGGCCCGGCATGAGAATGGGCGCCTTTCTCCTCGCATGAAAGCGCTTGTCACATCGAAGTCGCTGGCCCGAGCGACCTGCGAGCGGCTGAAGACCCCGGCGCGCCGGGACCACTACATCGACATGAGTTGCGCTTTGGCCCCCTGTTCATTCAACCCTGATGATACCACAGGGTTCCGGCGGAAGCGAACGGGCGGGTTAAAAAAAGAGAGAGTCGCCTGCAAAATCCACGGCCGACAACTCGTCCAGCCCAACCAATGATTCGGCTCAATAATTCGGCGTGGGGGCGCGGTATTGGTTGAGGTCGATGGTGCGGAACCAGTCGATGGTTTTTTGCAGCCCTTCGCGCAGTTTGATGCGGGGCTGCCAGCCGAGTTTTTCGCGGGCCAGGGTGATATCGGGACGGCGTTTGGCGGGGTCGTCGGGCAGCGCCGGCTTGTAGACCAACTTTGCCTTGGAGCGGGTCAATTCGATGACCAACTGGGCCAACTCCAAAATGGTGAATTCGTCGGGGTTGCCCAAGTTGATGGGTCCGATGCAATCGTCGGGCGTGTTCATCATGCGGAGCATGCCGTCGATGAGGTCGTCGCGGTAACAGAACGAGCGGGTTTGGCTGCCGTCGCCGTAGATGGTGATGTTTTCGCCCGCCAGCGCCTGGCGGATGAAATTGGACACCACGCGGCCATCGTAGGGGTGCATTCGGGGTCCGTAAGTGTTGAAGATGCGGACGATGCGAATGTTGACGCGGTTCATGCGGTGGTAATCCATGAACAGGGTTTCGGCGGCGCGTTTGCCTTCATCGTAGCAAGCGCGTGGTCCGAGGGTGTTCACGGCTCCGCGGTAAGACTCGGGCTGCGGATGGACTTCTGGATCGCCGTAGATTTCGCTGGTGGAGGCCTGGAGAATTTTGGCCCGGCAGCGCTTGGCCATGCCCAACAGATTGATGGCGCCGATGACGGAAGTTTTGATGGTTTTGATCGGGTTGTATTGATAGTGCCCCGGGGCGGCGGGGCAGGCGAGGTTGTAGATTTCGTCGACTTCCAGAAAGAGGGGTTGGATGATGTCGTGGCGGAGCAATTCGAAATTGGGGCGTTCCAGAAGCGGAGCGACGTTGGTTTTTTGGCTGGTGAAGAAGTTATCGGCGCAGACGACGTCGTGGCCGTCGTTTACCAGGCGCTCGCACAAATGGGAACCCAAAAATCCGGCGCCGCCGGTCACGAGGATGCGTTTGATTCCTGCCACGTTGTTGAATGCTCCGTGTGGGTAAATGTTCGCAAAGGTTCTAAGCCCGTTCGGGCGTCGCGGCCCAGCATTTCATCCGACCACAGCTTAATCATAGAATATGCCCGGTGCGAATGGAAACCGCTGGCCGGCGGGTGAGGGCGGTAGATTTTGCGGCATCCACACGACCCGACGCGGGATTTATTATTTTTGCGAAATAACATATGTGCGGTTTGTCAAATCGTTGACATAGCGAGTCCGGCTTTGCTAGAGAAGAAAGGTTGGCTTAGGGCTGTGGCGGGTTTTCTTTTCTCATCCGGCGCACATCGCGCCTTGCATACAGGTGACGTGATGGTGTATTCATCGCTGTTTTTGTCGCAGTTTTTTACGGCGGCCGCGGGTGTGGCGCTAACGGGTTTGCTGTCGCTGGGGGTACTGGTGCTGGGCGCGTATGGAATGCTGCTACTGTGGCAAACTGGCCGGAGGGCGGCGCGGTTGCGACGCAGCGGGGCTTGATTTTACGGGGCTGCAGCAGCGTGAGCGGGCCGGGCGCAGCCGCGGGTTTTATTTCGCCGTTTTCGCCCGGGGCTGGAAGATGTCGCTGAGCCGATCGGGCGAATTTGCCACGCGCTCCAAATGTGGATAGCGAAGGCCAGCGTCGTATTCCAGTGTGGCCGAATGGAAGAAATCGTCGTCTTCCAACAGCAGCGAGAGTTTTGATTCGTCTGATTTCGTGGCTGCGACGGCGTCCTGGAGGCGCTCGGTGGTGAACCGCCGGTTGTTGACGGCGATTAACTTCATGCCGGGACCAACGCCGGCTTTGGCCGCCGGACTGCCGGGCAGGACATCGGAAATGGCTCCCTCGTTATTCACGATGAAGCCGAGCGAGCTGTGCAGATCGGAACTTTTGGCCGCCTCGTCTCGGGTTTTGATCAAATCGCCGGGCTTGTCGGAATATGTCAGCTTCCAACCACCGCGTGTCAGGCCGTCCAGCGGCGCCGGCGAACCGGCGGTGTTCAAGCGATCTTCCAAAAACGTTTTCCAGTCATAAGGCAGGACGGCGTTCAGCGCGGCGACAACGTCGTCGAAGCGGTAAGGTTTCACTTCGGGCGGACCATCGGCGCCGCCGTAAAAGGCCTTGCAAAAATCGTCAAGGCTTTTGCGGCCGCCTGTTTTTTCACGGATGAGCGTGTCGGCATCGAGCCATAGCAAAGCGCCCTCGTTGTAGAAATCGACGCCGCGCCGCAGACTGGACCAATCGCCCCGCGCTTTGTACAAAAACGGCGCGGCGACGGCGGTATCGACCAGCGGACGCCAATCGCGGCCGCTGCGGTTTTGGGCCCAATCGGCAATCACGGCGAAGTTTTCTTGCGAAAGCTCCGGCGTGTATAGGCCGCTGCGCGCCGCCAGCACAAAACCCAGGTATTCGGTCAGTCCTTCGTAAACCCATAACATGCCGGTGCGCATCGGCTGTTGAAAGTCGGCCGTGGCCAAGCCTTCGGGCCGGCGATACTTGCCGTTCCAAGAATGCACATACTCGTGGGCCAGCACCCAGGCGGTGGCTTGCTTGCGATACTTCTCGTCGAGAAAAAAACGCTCCGGAAGATGATTGTCGCTGCTTTCGTGATGTTCCACGGCGCCGTGGGGCATTTTATCGCTGAGCGCCATCAGGAAGCGATACGAACGATAATGCCGCGCGCCGAACAAGGCTTGGGCCTCCGCGACCAGCCGGCGATATTCGTCCACGACTTCATCGCTGGCCCGCAGGCCTTCGGCGCTGTCGCAGGCCGCCTCCAGCCAATGCGGAGCGCCGCCGGAGGCGCCCAGCGAAATTTCCTTCAGATAGCGACCGCACAAAACTGGCGAATCGGCCAGCGTTTCCAACGGCACGGTTTGAAACGTCGTGGTGGGGGCTGCTTCAGTTTCCAGCGGAAGCGCCGTGGCCAATTTCCACTGCGGAGGCAGCGTAAGTTTGGCGTGTACTGGAATGTCGTGCGCGGCTTTTCCCTGGGGATACAACAGCAACGTGTACCAATGGATGATCGCCATATTTGGCGTGGTGGGAACGCTGGTGAAACGATCGGCATCGTCAGTGCCCGGCGCCAGGTAATCGAGCGAAACTTGAATGGAATCGACTCCCTTGGGCACCACAATGTGAAAGGAGTACAGATCGACATCGTCCCGCTTCCAAGGCAGCGGCTTTTCGGCCGCTTCGATTTTCAAACCTGCCAAATCGTTGATGGGGCCGTTGGGGCCGTGTTCGCCGGGTATCCACTGCGGATAACAGAGCGTCAGCGGACCGGGCTTAACGGGTATGATCAGCCGGGCGTGAAACAAGCGGCGGGGCGCTTCGCTGGCGTCGACCTGCAGCTCGATGGGTTTGGTTGATTCCGCATTGGCGCCCGCCGCGCGCCAGGCGGAACACAACAGAAACAATACGACGCTGAGCAACCGACGACGACTTGGGTTGGGTAACATGAAGTTTCTCTGTATAAATGTTGCGGCCATTCTATTATGTTTGCGGTGTTGCGGCAAAACTAGCGAATTCTTGTGTTGTCACCACGGCCAGCGCATTGACATCGAA
Protein-coding regions in this window:
- a CDS encoding DUF1559 domain-containing protein, translated to MSASLERRASTLVGRRKVRGAASPRMQSAFTLVELLVVIAIIGILIALLLPAVQAAREAANRNACSNNMKQLGLALLNYEDTRKALPPIQTSVVVPGSTAPAFAVQTPGAVGAATAATGPGQWTGGAAAYSWAVLILPQLEETPLYQNISTNSQKFLLSAFNTSVVNGSPGTSAVTSFPHASTTQLKQFQCPSFAGDPTIDTSPTGAGSAGTPTTGTPVATYSNANGFGFQGGAAGVAVTNYSAMAGTHVYGSGIVSGAAAETSAAGAPTKSMDSTGNDGAMQWRGTAFDQGRKLAALESGDGASKVPLAAETRERRLASWYDGSTNWLVAARHGDSTGAAITVTVALATIQTLNGLAVQGHLIAAATGGTPPATNPNGSALNWGPTASNFNACYMPANYVNADPNIIYPRLWGPSSNHAGGVVNHVFGDGHVDGLNDAMDPNMYLWVVTRNGGEPQSY
- a CDS encoding EF-hand domain-containing protein, whose translation is MRSTICIAATTALALLLLAGNAYAADGTPPKHEQHANPATIAQHMLERFDTNGDGKLDANELSAALEQHQEKHATAAKVVKAGKTAKGSGAVSDTARAEALIKRFDTDGDHKLNEAELQTMLTTLQAAHAAHKKPAAASL
- a CDS encoding UDP-glucuronic acid decarboxylase family protein, which codes for MAGIKRILVTGGAGFLGSHLCERLVNDGHDVVCADNFFTSQKTNVAPLLERPNFELLRHDIIQPLFLEVDEIYNLACPAAPGHYQYNPIKTIKTSVIGAINLLGMAKRCRAKILQASTSEIYGDPEVHPQPESYRGAVNTLGPRACYDEGKRAAETLFMDYHRMNRVNIRIVRIFNTYGPRMHPYDGRVVSNFIRQALAGENITIYGDGSQTRSFCYRDDLIDGMLRMMNTPDDCIGPINLGNPDEFTILELAQLVIELTRSKAKLVYKPALPDDPAKRRPDITLAREKLGWQPRIKLREGLQKTIDWFRTIDLNQYRAPTPNY
- a CDS encoding PDZ domain-containing protein; this translates as MLPNPSRRRLLSVVLFLLCSAWRAAGANAESTKPIELQVDASEAPRRLFHARLIIPVKPGPLTLCYPQWIPGEHGPNGPINDLAGLKIEAAEKPLPWKRDDVDLYSFHIVVPKGVDSIQVSLDYLAPGTDDADRFTSVPTTPNMAIIHWYTLLLYPQGKAAHDIPVHAKLTLPPQWKLATALPLETEAAPTTTFQTVPLETLADSPVLCGRYLKEISLGASGGAPHWLEAACDSAEGLRASDEVVDEYRRLVAEAQALFGARHYRSYRFLMALSDKMPHGAVEHHESSDNHLPERFFLDEKYRKQATAWVLAHEYVHSWNGKYRRPEGLATADFQQPMRTGMLWVYEGLTEYLGFVLAARSGLYTPELSQENFAVIADWAQNRSGRDWRPLVDTAVAAPFLYKARGDWSSLRRGVDFYNEGALLWLDADTLIREKTGGRKSLDDFCKAFYGGADGPPEVKPYRFDDVVAALNAVLPYDWKTFLEDRLNTAGSPAPLDGLTRGGWKLTYSDKPGDLIKTRDEAAKSSDLHSSLGFIVNNEGAISDVLPGSPAAKAGVGPGMKLIAVNNRRFTTERLQDAVAATKSDESKLSLLLEDDDFFHSATLEYDAGLRYPHLERVANSPDRLSDIFQPRAKTAK